One genomic region from Prochlorococcus marinus CUG1433 encodes:
- a CDS encoding DUF3122 domain-containing protein, with protein sequence MKKITKSNKNIFLKGILPLLLLLSFIFNPLKVSAEVAETEINGELINASSEFLRDLDFETWQLVAYKSSLFEDKLILRVIGYPGNLRIDHPTDLRVESGRKKWFLDDKTLLNVELANDGRQAAAEFDLDELIKNLDKNRPLRLSLQGVFSELPIPPFVVKEWRSIN encoded by the coding sequence ATGAAGAAAATTACAAAATCAAATAAAAATATTTTTTTAAAAGGAATTCTACCTTTACTTTTACTATTATCCTTTATTTTTAACCCATTGAAAGTATCTGCAGAAGTTGCAGAAACAGAAATAAATGGGGAATTAATAAATGCTAGCAGTGAGTTTTTAAGGGACTTGGACTTTGAAACTTGGCAATTAGTAGCTTATAAATCATCTCTTTTTGAGGATAAATTGATCTTGAGAGTAATAGGATATCCAGGAAATCTTAGGATTGATCATCCCACTGACTTAAGGGTTGAATCGGGGAGAAAAAAGTGGTTTTTAGATGATAAAACTTTACTTAATGTGGAATTAGCAAATGATGGAAGACAAGCTGCAGCAGAATTTGATCTTGATGAATTAATTAAAAATTTAGATAAAAATAGACCATTAAGATTATCTTTGCAGGGAGTTTTTTCTGAGTTACCTATCCCCCCCTTTGTTGTTAAAGAGTGGAGATCAATAAACTGA
- the surE gene encoding 5'/3'-nucleotidase SurE has product MKPLNILISNDDGVFAAGIRALAKSAQKRGHKVKVVCPDQERSATGHGLTLQSPLRVERADELFEEGIEAWGCSGTPADCVKLALSELLDNKPDLVLSGINHGPNLGTDIFCSGTVAAAMEGTLENVPSMAISVASFKWKNFEFAGEIAMNIAEQAINDSWPASLLLNLNIPPCEKSNIKELSWTRLSVRKYKNQFSKREDPRGDDYYWLAGEVVLDLKSKGCGPKNWPSDVSQIQENKISLTPVEPDLFWRGNLEDLPKINNSFVNPS; this is encoded by the coding sequence ATGAAACCGTTAAATATACTAATTAGCAATGATGATGGAGTTTTTGCAGCAGGAATAAGAGCTTTAGCAAAATCTGCTCAAAAAAGAGGGCATAAGGTTAAAGTAGTGTGTCCAGACCAAGAAAGATCAGCCACTGGCCATGGTCTTACTTTACAATCTCCATTAAGAGTGGAAAGAGCGGACGAATTATTTGAGGAAGGAATTGAAGCTTGGGGATGTTCTGGCACACCTGCTGATTGCGTTAAATTAGCACTATCTGAACTCTTGGATAATAAACCAGATCTAGTTCTATCTGGAATAAATCACGGGCCTAATTTAGGAACAGATATTTTTTGTTCAGGTACAGTTGCTGCTGCTATGGAAGGAACTTTAGAAAATGTTCCATCAATGGCAATAAGTGTTGCTAGTTTTAAATGGAAGAATTTTGAATTTGCCGGAGAAATTGCTATGAATATTGCCGAACAAGCAATTAACGATAGTTGGCCAGCTTCCCTTCTTTTAAACTTGAATATACCCCCTTGCGAGAAAAGTAACATAAAAGAATTATCCTGGACTAGATTATCAGTAAGAAAATACAAAAATCAATTTTCAAAAAGAGAAGACCCAAGGGGTGACGATTATTACTGGTTAGCAGGTGAGGTAGTTTTAGATCTCAAATCAAAAGGTTGTGGGCCAAAAAACTGGCCAAGTGATGTATCTCAAATACAAGAAAATAAAATATCGCTTACACCTGTAGAACCAGATTTATTTTGGAGAGGTAATTTAGAAGACTTACCTAAAATTAATAATTCATTTGTAAATCCTTCTTAA
- a CDS encoding NAD(+) kinase codes for MVRKAGLIVNDGKELAVQTASSVQEKLEKSNYEVVRVSSSGGMVGFANPDQHVRPLGYTNCVPEGFDSSMEFAIVLGGDGTVLSAARQTAPAKIPILTINTGHLGFLAEAYLSNLDEALDQIIAGNWEIEERTCFIISVMRNDQRRWESLCLNEMALHREPLTSMCHFEISIGRHAPVDISADGVILSTPTGSTAYSLSAGGPVITPDCPVVQLTPIAPHSLASRALVFNDSEPVTVFPATPERLVMVVDGNAGCYVWPEDRVLIRKSKHSVKFIRLEEHEFFQVLRNKLGWGLPHVAKPNK; via the coding sequence TTGGTACGTAAAGCAGGACTAATTGTTAATGATGGCAAAGAACTTGCTGTTCAAACTGCAAGTTCCGTTCAAGAAAAATTGGAAAAATCCAATTATGAAGTGGTAAGAGTTAGTAGCTCTGGTGGTATGGTTGGATTTGCCAATCCTGATCAACATGTTCGCCCTTTGGGATATACCAATTGTGTTCCAGAGGGATTTGATTCGTCCATGGAATTTGCCATTGTTCTTGGGGGGGATGGAACGGTGCTTTCTGCGGCAAGGCAAACCGCTCCTGCAAAAATTCCAATCCTTACAATAAATACTGGGCATCTAGGATTTCTAGCCGAAGCTTATTTGTCTAACCTAGATGAAGCTTTAGATCAAATCATTGCTGGGAATTGGGAAATTGAAGAAAGAACTTGTTTTATTATTAGCGTGATGAGGAATGATCAGAGAAGATGGGAGTCTCTCTGCCTTAATGAGATGGCGCTTCATAGAGAACCTCTTACAAGTATGTGTCATTTTGAGATTTCGATAGGGCGACATGCTCCTGTAGATATTTCAGCTGATGGAGTGATTTTATCTACTCCAACTGGTTCTACTGCATATTCACTGAGTGCTGGGGGGCCAGTTATTACCCCCGATTGCCCAGTGGTGCAATTAACTCCAATTGCTCCTCACTCATTAGCATCAAGGGCATTAGTTTTTAATGATTCAGAGCCAGTAACTGTTTTCCCAGCAACTCCTGAAAGATTAGTAATGGTTGTTGATGGAAATGCTGGTTGTTATGTTTGGCCTGAAGATAGAGTTCTAATAAGAAAAAGCAAACACTCAGTGAAATTTATTAGGCTTGAAGAGCATGAATTTTTTCAAGTTTTGAGAAATAAATTAGGCTGGGGATTACCCCATGTAGCTAAACCTAATAAGTAA
- a CDS encoding DUF3611 family protein, whose protein sequence is MSDKIDFQSLSFVMRRIGWIRFWVQSILGVVVAAVLLFSNVVNNSEGQLGLAPGLSLTTISLILLLFSLWQGWLIVRTGRAISSNARPSRGQTSKLIKRGLIVDLLGILFGLIGYQALMGALFIQASSQTTGQLITATSDIPITGLEILSVLSNTQVIAAHFFGLCFSLWLLRRIYK, encoded by the coding sequence ATGTCAGACAAAATTGATTTTCAGTCCCTTTCATTTGTAATGCGGCGCATTGGATGGATACGCTTTTGGGTTCAATCCATTTTAGGTGTTGTTGTTGCAGCTGTTTTGCTTTTTTCAAATGTTGTTAATAATAGCGAAGGGCAGCTTGGCTTGGCACCTGGTCTATCACTTACGACAATATCATTAATTTTACTACTATTTAGTCTTTGGCAAGGTTGGTTAATTGTAAGAACAGGAAGAGCAATATCAAGCAATGCAAGACCCTCAAGAGGACAAACCAGTAAATTAATAAAAAGAGGACTAATAGTTGATTTATTAGGAATTTTGTTTGGATTAATTGGTTATCAAGCACTTATGGGTGCCCTATTTATACAGGCATCCTCCCAAACAACTGGACAATTGATAACAGCAACATCTGATATCCCAATTACTGGACTTGAAATTTTATCAGTTCTCAGTAATACGCAAGTTATTGCTGCTCATTTTTTTGGACTTTGCTTTTCTTTATGGCTTTTAAGAAGGATTTACAAATGA
- the ribD gene encoding bifunctional diaminohydroxyphosphoribosylaminopyrimidine deaminase/5-amino-6-(5-phosphoribosylamino)uracil reductase RibD has protein sequence MSEKNVSHTKWMRRAIFLASLGKNTTSPNPRVGAVILDKNGNLISEGFHFKAGMPHAEAMAFNNLKKDAKGGTMYVNLEPCCHQGKTPPCVDKVIASGIKKVYISIKDPDKRVSGKGIKLLKEAGIQVHLGLCKKESLDLNKAFIHRNITKRAFGVLKWAMSIDGRIALKNGKSKWITNDESRSLVHSFRAEFDAIIIGGNTLRRDNPLLTTRGSKNPEPLRVVFTKSLNLPSKSNLWDCSKAKTLVIYDSSSANESYLSRIPKCVEVEKVSSDNPKLISKILAKRGCNKVLWECGPELATAAIQSNCIQELITFIAPKILGGENSMNPLSDFEFNEMHEIIKLSDSQFSLIENDICVKSSFKN, from the coding sequence ATGTCTGAAAAAAATGTAAGCCATACAAAATGGATGAGAAGAGCAATTTTTTTGGCTTCTTTAGGCAAAAATACAACGAGTCCAAACCCTAGGGTGGGAGCGGTAATACTTGATAAAAATGGAAACCTTATTTCAGAAGGGTTTCATTTCAAGGCAGGGATGCCTCATGCTGAGGCTATGGCTTTTAATAATTTAAAAAAGGATGCTAAAGGTGGAACAATGTATGTAAATCTTGAACCTTGTTGCCATCAAGGTAAAACACCTCCATGTGTTGATAAGGTGATAGCCTCTGGGATAAAAAAGGTATATATATCTATTAAAGACCCTGATAAAAGAGTCTCTGGCAAAGGTATTAAGCTTCTAAAAGAAGCTGGAATACAAGTTCACTTAGGATTATGTAAAAAAGAATCTTTAGATCTAAATAAGGCTTTCATTCATAGAAATATTACTAAAAGGGCATTTGGTGTTCTTAAATGGGCAATGAGTATTGATGGAAGAATTGCTTTAAAAAATGGAAAAAGTAAATGGATTACTAATGATGAATCAAGGTCATTAGTTCATTCTTTTAGAGCAGAATTTGATGCAATAATCATTGGTGGAAACACATTAAGAAGAGACAACCCACTTTTGACTACTAGAGGTTCCAAAAATCCTGAGCCTTTGCGAGTTGTTTTCACAAAAAGTTTAAATCTCCCCTCAAAATCTAATCTTTGGGATTGTAGTAAGGCAAAAACTTTAGTTATTTATGATTCTTCTTCAGCAAATGAAAGCTATCTCTCAAGGATTCCGAAATGTGTTGAGGTTGAAAAAGTATCATCAGATAATCCAAAGTTAATTTCAAAAATACTTGCAAAAAGAGGATGTAATAAAGTTCTTTGGGAATGTGGCCCCGAATTGGCTACTGCAGCTATTCAATCTAATTGTATTCAAGAACTTATTACTTTTATTGCTCCAAAAATTTTAGGTGGAGAAAATAGTATGAATCCCTTAAGTGATTTTGAATTTAATGAAATGCACGAAATTATTAAATTAAGTGATTCTCAGTTTAGTTTGATTGAGAATGATATATGTGTTAAGAGTTCATTCAAAAATTAA
- the cbiT gene encoding precorrin-6Y C5,15-methyltransferase (decarboxylating) subunit CbiT, with translation MTEVNRKIHVIGINSYKFEDLSIKLQNLFFETENIAVPNSYFEEIKLWIENGFEKKKSFFSSKSNNELVNWLKSQKNDAILISRGDPLWFGIGRILLENFSKDELIFYPSNTCLQLAFSKLKIPWQDTIYVSIHGRDSTKLIKALKSKPASLVIITDSKNKSLEIIQKNLSELNLIDFYDFWLCEELGLANESIRKLNLREALPSNISCLNISVLTKTKKNYLNNDLPLFGINDIIFKTYEDRPNLLTKKEIRIQILADLELPKNGVIWDIGAGCGSIGLEALKLRPNLNLFCFDQRIGSKALILENSKRLGVKPKSIFEEEIKNTLNKINFSSHEKPNRLVIGGCDKKTKLKIINYLAQDMRIGDIIVIPIIDIQTIEELKEKLEENNFKTNLNLIQTYKSLSISEGMRLEPNNPVFLLKGKKLI, from the coding sequence ATGACTGAAGTTAATAGAAAAATCCATGTAATTGGAATTAATTCTTATAAATTTGAAGATCTATCTATCAAATTACAAAATCTATTTTTTGAAACAGAAAATATTGCAGTTCCTAATTCATATTTTGAAGAAATTAAATTATGGATAGAAAATGGTTTTGAAAAAAAGAAATCATTTTTTTCAAGCAAAAGTAACAACGAACTTGTTAACTGGCTTAAATCTCAAAAAAATGATGCTATTTTAATTTCGAGAGGAGATCCATTGTGGTTTGGAATTGGAAGAATACTTCTGGAAAATTTTTCAAAAGATGAGTTAATTTTCTATCCTTCAAATACTTGCCTTCAATTGGCATTTAGCAAGTTAAAGATCCCATGGCAAGATACCATTTACGTAAGTATTCATGGAAGAGATTCAACAAAGTTAATTAAGGCTCTTAAATCTAAGCCTGCAAGTTTAGTAATAATTACGGATTCAAAAAACAAAAGCTTAGAAATAATCCAAAAAAACCTTTCAGAATTAAATCTGATTGATTTTTATGATTTTTGGCTTTGTGAAGAATTAGGTTTGGCTAATGAAAGTATAAGAAAGTTGAATCTTAGAGAGGCATTACCTTCCAACATATCTTGCTTGAATATTTCTGTTCTTACAAAAACAAAGAAAAACTATTTGAATAATGATCTTCCTCTTTTTGGAATTAATGACATCATTTTCAAAACTTATGAAGACAGACCAAATTTATTAACAAAAAAAGAGATTCGCATACAAATCTTAGCTGATCTGGAACTTCCAAAAAATGGTGTCATTTGGGATATAGGTGCAGGTTGTGGATCAATTGGTTTAGAGGCATTAAAATTGAGGCCTAATTTAAACTTATTTTGTTTCGATCAAAGAATTGGTTCAAAAGCATTAATATTGGAAAACTCAAAAAGACTAGGCGTTAAACCAAAATCTATTTTTGAAGAAGAAATAAAAAACACCTTGAACAAGATAAATTTTAGTTCGCATGAAAAACCCAATAGATTAGTAATAGGAGGATGTGACAAAAAGACTAAACTTAAAATTATTAATTATCTTGCTCAAGACATGAGAATTGGAGATATTATAGTTATTCCAATAATAGACATACAAACTATTGAGGAATTAAAAGAGAAATTAGAAGAAAATAATTTTAAAACTAATTTAAATTTGATTCAGACTTACAAAAGCTTGAGTATTTCAGAGGGGATGCGATTAGAGCCAAATAATCCTGTTTTTTTATTAAAAGGGAAAAAATTAATTTAA
- the pheS gene encoding phenylalanine--tRNA ligase subunit alpha, with protein sequence MSQIELLSQIEEKLNNLSLTAKNNISNSKTHEELDQLRVSLLGKKGDLSIVLKKMGQLSATDRPIVGQKANLIKINLQELITERKNQLNSEALDKKIKTEKIDVTIPSIGTPSGNKHPLISTQDEIIDIFCGLGYSVESGPEIETDFYNFESLNIPKNHPARDMQDTFYLDDNRLLRTHTSPVQIRYLEKNPPPVRIIAPGRVYRRDAVDATHSPVFNQVEVLCIDQDINFSHLRGTVLTFLKTFFGDIPVRFRASYFPFTEPSAEVDVQWKGKWLEVMGCGMVDPKVLEKLGIDPEKWTGFAAGLGVERFCMVRHQIDDIRKFYTNDLRFLEQF encoded by the coding sequence GTGAGTCAAATTGAATTATTAAGTCAAATTGAGGAAAAACTAAATAATCTTTCTCTAACAGCAAAAAATAATATAAGTAATTCTAAAACTCATGAAGAACTAGATCAATTGAGGGTTTCCTTGCTAGGAAAAAAAGGTGATTTATCAATTGTCTTGAAAAAAATGGGTCAATTATCTGCCACTGATAGACCAATTGTTGGCCAGAAGGCAAATTTAATAAAGATAAATTTGCAAGAATTAATAACTGAAAGAAAAAATCAACTAAATAGTGAAGCCCTAGATAAAAAGATTAAAACAGAAAAAATTGATGTAACTATCCCTTCAATTGGTACACCCTCGGGGAATAAGCACCCCTTGATTTCAACTCAAGATGAAATAATAGATATTTTTTGTGGTTTAGGATACTCAGTTGAAAGTGGCCCTGAAATAGAAACTGATTTTTATAATTTTGAGTCTCTCAACATACCTAAAAATCATCCTGCAAGAGATATGCAGGATACTTTTTATTTAGATGACAATAGACTCTTGAGGACCCATACTTCGCCTGTTCAAATAAGATACCTAGAGAAAAATCCCCCTCCAGTAAGAATTATTGCTCCAGGAAGAGTTTATAGGAGAGATGCTGTAGATGCTACTCATTCCCCTGTATTCAATCAGGTTGAGGTTTTATGTATCGATCAAGATATTAATTTTAGTCATTTAAGAGGTACTGTTCTTACATTTTTAAAGACCTTTTTTGGAGACATTCCTGTAAGATTTAGGGCTAGTTATTTTCCGTTTACTGAACCTTCGGCAGAAGTAGACGTTCAATGGAAAGGTAAATGGTTAGAGGTGATGGGCTGCGGAATGGTAGATCCTAAGGTTTTAGAAAAATTAGGAATAGATCCTGAAAAATGGACCGGATTCGCAGCTGGATTAGGAGTTGAAAGATTTTGTATGGTGAGACATCAGATTGACGATATCAGGAAATTTTATACAAATGATCTTAGATTTTTGGAACAGTTCTAG